In the Drosophila biarmipes strain raj3 chromosome X, RU_DBia_V1.1, whole genome shotgun sequence genome, one interval contains:
- the LOC108023604 gene encoding serine-rich adhesin for platelets isoform X3, with protein sequence MMEQGVRNQTTMSTTTNRNRTAGGIEAPSIAASTSASAAPAASAACASTSSSSSSSVSSATCSATIVQAKQRPPPLKTATTTVTTTLVSSSEGGQPIPPAAHGGGGPGGGGAGGAAGGGSYRGAATLTTPSTPRIELSRASSSSHHEEDSRESSPENVFEQVGTGILQETIGLGFREDGALELRSSTEELYFMDAEQKKEEQERIQQQQQQAKRSSPHIFKFDDHQSYLQQHQRKDSASSEVAALLCISGRTSRISSVGSQGSAVSRLSAISGVSRSPSPHRMLLETSFCGPKPVELGAGTTGVVGGSGAGGSGASTAASSAHSQSAEGMPGAGTVAANAALLEQLLLARKHDPTQAVLAEGIKVLPPAPTAAASSRSRSRQPSSSMANGERMAEKEQKMKPTIGAQRRSTKSPGQMVVGKTASGTEYIRINLRPDHMYSDKGIASNERVVEAPNQLAPVYSKPASLSLQGGPIEEHRLTPTASPKPGRRLTSRSPSPATGGAAGAGGGTVSRKSSFSSLFRLGKDSPDSPRETARSRSKSKERPATASGGLGGERGAGGGGGSQNVTPSKQKSVLAIFKPGKRGSQSSKSSSPIESSVEPVPPPPPPAPGSGAGSANRSRTPAGSRPGSRLRYYDEPVEGVIHIPLHTPPEEREARTLLQGIQQLTHAAQASMDPSPLPTHRAPPPASAQPVVASSTQITATQLAAAAAALRPVAQRRVAQRPDLDAIQSLPSQEDPPGMGASGEEQVLQSTEQANWSLEVQRHSSQDSQETTAESVGSVVSARAANLAQQREQAAAAAMQRLPSVESTQSACEPRLVHTVATVNPAPNPDAEAAAKERRRLLFATRLGSGSQEQLFSTQFSISKTESQSSQLSEQVEHSGSETTTEGLQRQGTVIRRVEATSSSSAGPPPPPPRGVCSSEEEQGAGTVVMRSKHKSRPSSEDEAAPASAALADVRHSRYLENFDVRRKLHENLTEAEMGRVAELPGGQVPIPRKPKRQSVPESRRETTSYSSGTATPTTPTPTAVGQVAPARQPPSSVTTPTSSGVAVSTSPAAATAQASSFAAAPGSAFNEPPSTSYHRDPPGTGRKEPPSTSFRDQGIPCHHDPVASSTPDAMAMTPPPPDRRHSQSTDEHEPVESSESERDSDMAGSSSVTTAVPAGGEAGGRRHHNFPRNVCVIEEHESTGLVSQESFEDELPYIPTTLPEERAQGVPIIPMRERANMELKTCPVDRPRSTTPLNPSHLEEYCTGIMTPQEVTPGGGHHEIDGAGGGGGVTAGGGGGPVGVGAPVRGEKLRISLPRKESLGKERLQNSKSPRRVSNTSGKSWFEFAEEGLRANNNLERKDSAKQLLPVVTPPPPHPPAAAPSHLEEPKPKASTQRKLSGHWIDFENIPEKRKPAKRITTLPKETLTSSVAATATTSSASACGSGHHRSGTGAGTGHHHHHQHHQQASKSHPDGGDKLHYNYVKPEDCQCECHEAERGESSTATAGGGDTSTETGTGTGTGTGTGSESLASVELLQQGEDMLPLLEPDPSAEGRTYADEEQAPLVRPSGKGLPNPRVTQLDEFPRREEGSSPRNRRFPDRK encoded by the exons ATGATGGAGCAAGGTGTGCGAAACCAGACAACGATGTCGACGACGACGAACCGCAATAGAACCGCCGGTGGCATAGAAGCACCCAGCATAGCTGCGTCCACATCCGCGTCCGCAGCACCCGCAGCATCTGCAGCGTGCGcatccacctcctcctcctcgtcgtcatcGGTTTCATCGGCCActtgctcggccacgattgtCCAGGCGAAGCAGCGACCTCCGCCGCTGAAAACGGCGACGACAACGGTGACCACCACTCTGGTGAGCAGCAGCGAGGGCGGTCAGCCCATCCCACCCGCCGCCCACGGAGGAGGCGGTCCAGGGGGCGGCGGTGCGGGCGGGGCCGCAGGAGGAGGGAGCTACCGCGGTGCCGCCACCCTGACCACGCCCTCAACGCCCCGCATCGAGCTGAGCCGCGCCTCCAGCTCGTCGCATCACGAGGAGGACAGCCGGGAGAGCAGTCCGGAAAACGTATTCGAGCAG GTCGGCACTGGCATCCTGCAGGAAACGATTGGCCTTGGCTTCCGCGAGGATGGCGCCCTCGAGCTGCGCAGCTCCACCGAGGAGCTGTACTTCATGGACGCCGAGCAGAagaaggaggagcaggagcggatccagcagcagcagcagcag GCCAAGCGCTCGTCGCCGCACATCTTCAAGTTCGACGACCACCAGAGCTacctgcagcagcaccagcgcAAGGACTCGGCCAGCTCGGAGGTGGCCGCCCTGCTCTGCATCTCGGGGCGCACCAGCCGCATCTCCAGCGTGGGCAGCCAGGGATCGGCGGTGAGCCGCCTCTCGGCCATATCGGGCGTCTCGCGCTCGCCCTCGCCGCACCGCATGCTGCTGGAGACCTCCTTCTGCGGGCCCAAGCCCGTCGAACTCGGAGCAGGAACCACCGGTGTGGTCGGTGGCAGCGGCGCTGGCGGCAGTGGAGCCTCCACGGCAGCCAGCTCCGCCCACAGCCAGTCGGCGGAGGGAATGCCCGGCGCTGGCACAGTGGCGGCCAATGCGGCTCTGCTGGAGCAACTCCTCCTGGCCCGGAAACATGATCCCACCCAGGCGGTCCTCGCCGAGGGCATCAAGGTCCTGCCCCCCGCTCCCACGGCGGCCGCGTCAAGTCGCAGCCGGAGCAGGCAACCAAGCAGTTCGATGGCCAACGGCGAGAGGATGGCGGAGAAGGAGCAGAAGATGAAGCCCACAATTGGCGCCCAGCGCCGGAGCACCAAGAGCCCGGGTCAAATGGTCGTGGGCAAGACGGCCAGCGGCACGGAGTACATCCGCATTAATCTGCGCCCGGATCACATGTACAGCGACAAGGGCATCGCCTCCAACGAGCGGGTGGTCGAGGCGCCCAACCAACTGGCCCCGGTCTACTCCAAGCCCGCCTCGCTGAGTCTGCAGGGTGGGCCCATCGAGGAGCACCGCCTGACCCCCACGGCGAGTCCCAAGCCAGGCCGACGGCTGACCAGTCGTTCGCCCTCGCCCGCAACTGGCGGAGCAGCAGGCGCCGGCGGAGGAACAGTCTCCCGGAAGAGCTCCTTCAGCTCCCTCTTTCGGCTGGGCAAGGACTCGCCGGATTCGCCCAGGGAAACGGCCCGTTCGCGAAGCAAAAGCAAGGAGCGACCCGCCACCGCCTCGGGAGGATTGGGCGGAGAACGTGGCGCcggaggaggtggcggctCCCAGAATGTGACTCCCAGCAAGCAGAAGTCCGTGCTGGCCATCTTCAAGCCCGGGAAGAGGGGCAGCCAGAGCAGCAAGAGCTCATCGCCGATAGAGTCCAGTGTGGAGCCAGTgccgccgccaccaccacccGCACCCGGATCGGGAGCTGGGTCCGCCAACCGCAGTCGCACCCCCGCCGGATCTCGGCCAGGAAGCCGCCTGCGCTACTACGACGAGCCCGTGGAGGGGGTCATCCATATACCGCTGCACACGCCGCCCGAGGAGCGGGAGGCACGCACCCTGCTGCAGGGCATCCAGCAGCTGACCCATGCCGCGCAGGCCAGCATGGACCCCTCGCCACTGCCCACCCACCGCGCTCCACCCCCCGCCTCCGCCCAGCCGGTGGTGGCCTCCAGCACCCAGATCACGGCCACCCAGCTGGCGGCCGCGGCGGCTGCCCTGCGTCCGGTCGCGCAGAGACGGGTGGCACAGCGACCCGACCTGGATGCCATACAATCGCTGCCCAGCCAGGAGGACCCGCCCGGCATGGGTGCCTCGGGGGAGGAGCAGGTGCTCCAGTCGACGGAGCAGGCCAACTGGAGCCTGGAGGTGCAGCGACACAGTTCGCAGGACTCGCAGGAGACGACGGCCGAGTCGGTGGGCTCGGTGGTCAGTGCCCGGGCCGCCAATCTCGCCCAGCAGCGCGagcaggcggcggcggcggccatgCAACGCTTGCCCTCGGTGGAGAGCACCCAGAGTGCCTGCGAGCCACGCCTGGTGCACACGGTGGCCACCGTGAATCCAGCTCCCAATCCGGATGCGGAGGCGGCGGCCAAGGAGCGTCGGCGCCTGCTGTTCGCCACTCGCCTCGGTTCCGGCAGCCAGGAGCAGCTCTTCTCCACGCAGTTCAGTATTTCGAAGACCGAGAGCCAGTCCAGCCAGCTGTCCGAGCAGGTGGAGCACTCGGGCTCCGAGACCACGACGGAGGGATTGCAGCGCCAGGGAACAGTGATCCGGAGAGTGGAGGcgacctcctcctcctccgctggacctccgccgccgccgcctcggGGGGTCTGCAGctcggaggaggagcagggggCCGGTACGGTGGTGATGCGCTCCAAACACAAATCGCGGCCCAGCTCGGAGGACGAGGCTGCTCCGGCGAGCGCGGCTCTGGCGGATGTGCGCCACTCCCGCTACCTGGAGAACTTCGATGTGCGCCGCAAGCTGCACGAGAACCTAACGGAGGCGGAGATGGGTCGGGTGGCCGAGTTGCCAGGCGGCCAGGTGCCCATTCCCAGGAAGCCCAAGCGGCAGAGTGTCCCGGAGTCAAGAC GTGAAACCACTAGCTACAGTTCTGgcactgccacgcccaccactCCCACACCCACCGCAGTGGGTCAAGTGGCTCCAGCCAGGCAGCCACCGAGCTCCGTGACCACTCCCACCAGCTCAGGAGTCGCAGTGAGCACTTCACCCGCCGCCGCCACTGCTCAAGCTTCTTCCTTTGCGGCTGCTCCGGGCAGCGCCTTCAATGAGCCACCCAGCACTTCCTACCACAGGGATCCCCCCGGCACGGGCCGCAAGGAGCCACCCAGCACTTCCTTCAGGGATCAGGGTATACCCTGCCATCACGATCCCGTGGCCTCCAGCACTCCGGATGCCATGGCAATGACCCCCCCGCCCCCGGACCGCCGTCACTCGCAGTCGACGGATGAGCATGAGCCCGTCGAGTCCTCGGAGAGCGAACGGGACTCGGACATGGCCGGCAGCTCCTCGGTGACCACGGCCGTGCCGGCGGGCGGCGAGGCGGGCGGACGGCGGCACCACAACTTTCCGCGCAACGTGTGCGTCATCGAGGAGCACGAGAGCACTGGCCTGGTGTCCCAGGAGTCCTTCGAGGACGAGCTGCCCTACATACCCACCACGCTGCCCGAGGAGCGGGCGCAGGGTGTGCCCATCATCCCCATGCGGGAGCGGGCCAACATGGAGCTCAAGACCTGTCCGGTGGACAGGCCGCGATCCACCACGCCGCTGAATCCCTCGCATCTCGAGGAGTACTGCACGGGGATAATGACGCCCCAGGAGGTGACACCGGGTGGTGGTCATCACGAAATCGACGGGgcaggcggcggaggaggtgtAACTGcgggaggaggcggcggcccTGTCGGCGTAGGGGCTCCAGTGCGTGGCGAGAAGCTGAGAATCAGTCTGCCCCGCAAGGAGTCCCTCGGCAAGGAGCGCCTCCAGAACTCCAAGTCGCCGCGCCGCGTGTCCAACACCAGTGGCAAGTCCTGGTTCGAGTTCGCCGAGGAGGGTCTGCGGGCCAACAACAACCTGGAGCGCAAGGACTCCGCCAAGCAGCTGCTCCCGGTGGTCacaccaccaccgccgcatCCACCGGCGGCTGCTCCCTCGCATCTGGAGGAGCCGAAGCCGAAGGCCTCCACGCAGCGCAAGCTCTCCGGCCACTGGATCGACTTCGAGAACATACCCGAGAAGCGGAAGCCGGCCAAGCGGATCACCACCTTGCCCAAGGAGACGCTGACCAGCAGTGTGGCCGCCACGGCCACCACCAGCTCCGCCTCCGCCTGCGGCAGTGGCCACCACCGCTCCGGCACTGGAGCCGGCActggccaccaccaccaccaccagcaccaccagcaggcTTCGAAGTCGCACCCGGATGGGGGCGACAAGCTGCACTACAACTACGTGAAGCCGGAGGACTGCCAGTGCGAGTGCCACGAGGCGGAGCGCGGCGAATCCTCGACGGCAACGGCCGGCGGCGGGGACACCAGCACGGAGACGGGCACTGGAACGGGCACGGGCACGGGCACGGGCAGCGAGTCCCTGGCCTCCGtggagctgctgcagcagggCGAGGACATGTTGCCACTGCTCGAGCCCGACCCCTCGGCGGAGGGCAG GACTTACGCGGACGAGGAGCAGGCGCCTCTGGTCCGCCCCAGTGGCAAGGGCCTCCCCAACCCCCGGGTG ACCCAGCTCGACGAGTTCCCGCGCCGGGAGGAGGGCTCCAGTCCCCGCAACCGGCGGTTCCCCGACCGCAAGTAA